One part of the Alistipes onderdonkii genome encodes these proteins:
- the alr gene encoding alanine racemase, whose translation MNYKLSEIAAVVGGKFTGCDAEVRSVVTDSRSLSCELGCCPMFVAMRGANHDSHGFVAQMSARGVRAFLVERDVECPAGCGFVRVDNAIDALQRLAAHYRAQFKGTVVGITGSNGKTVIKEWIAEELPAGMKYYRSPKSYNSQLGVPLSVLMLEGDEELAVFEAGISKPGEMERLERIIRPDVVVFTSIGDAHQENFLNLEQKCDEKMVLARNASKIIYHSYYEPLGGMVAARFADRKPLDAASFPEVPESVIGNAASRRNAQIVEAFCAAMHYPAPSFASAPTVPMRLEVKEGINDSILINDAYNLDLNSLALALDYLHGVALNRRRTLVLSDISQSGLSDGELYGRVAGMVARAGVDFLIGIGPRLKRHAGLFGCDKEFYASTDECIARIDRRAVAGRAILLKGARDFRFEKLAHALARRSHTTVLEVDLDAMTHNLNFFRSKLSFGTKLVAMVKAGSYGAGDFEVAQLLQHQGVDYLAVAFADEGVLLRERGISMPVVVLNADADSFDQMIANRLEPEIYSLHSLGAFAGAVVHAGESRYPIHIKLDTGMHRLGFTDDEVGALCRALAETPQVKVASVFSHLNCADMPEEDAYTRAQIALFDRMSARVAASLPYPVIRHTANSAAIERFPEAQFDMCRLGLGLYGFGYRHNGMLRPVSTLRTRIVQVKHLSAGEAVGYGRAGKLTRETTTATIPIGYADGLDRHLGCGRWSVLVAGSPVPIVGRICMDSCMVDITGIPGVKEGDEVVVFSPEPGNDLETMARVLDTIPYEIMTSVSGRVKRIYLKE comes from the coding sequence ATGAACTACAAACTCTCGGAAATAGCCGCCGTTGTCGGCGGGAAATTTACAGGCTGCGATGCCGAAGTGCGGTCGGTCGTCACCGACAGCCGCTCGCTGTCGTGCGAACTGGGCTGCTGCCCGATGTTCGTGGCCATGCGCGGTGCCAACCACGACTCGCACGGCTTCGTCGCCCAGATGTCGGCGCGCGGCGTGCGTGCGTTCCTCGTCGAACGTGACGTTGAGTGCCCCGCCGGTTGCGGCTTCGTGCGTGTGGACAACGCCATCGACGCCCTGCAACGCCTTGCGGCGCACTACCGTGCGCAATTCAAGGGTACGGTCGTCGGCATCACCGGTTCGAACGGCAAGACCGTCATCAAGGAGTGGATCGCCGAAGAACTGCCCGCGGGGATGAAATATTACCGCTCGCCGAAAAGCTACAATTCGCAGCTGGGCGTGCCCCTCTCGGTGCTGATGCTCGAAGGCGACGAGGAGCTGGCGGTCTTCGAGGCGGGCATTTCGAAGCCCGGCGAGATGGAGCGGCTGGAACGCATCATCCGTCCCGACGTGGTTGTTTTTACCTCGATCGGCGACGCGCATCAGGAGAATTTCCTCAATCTCGAGCAGAAGTGCGACGAGAAAATGGTGCTGGCCCGCAATGCCTCGAAAATCATCTACCACAGCTATTACGAGCCGCTGGGGGGCATGGTCGCGGCGCGTTTCGCCGACCGCAAGCCCCTCGATGCCGCGTCGTTCCCCGAGGTGCCGGAGTCGGTCATCGGCAACGCCGCATCGCGCCGCAATGCCCAGATCGTCGAGGCGTTCTGCGCCGCGATGCACTATCCCGCGCCGTCGTTCGCCTCGGCGCCCACGGTGCCCATGCGTCTCGAGGTGAAGGAGGGCATCAACGATTCGATCCTGATCAACGACGCCTATAACCTCGACCTCAATTCGCTGGCGCTGGCGCTCGATTACCTGCACGGCGTGGCGCTGAACCGCCGCCGTACGCTCGTCCTGTCGGACATCTCGCAGAGCGGGCTTTCCGACGGCGAGCTCTACGGCCGTGTCGCGGGGATGGTCGCACGGGCGGGCGTCGACTTCCTGATCGGCATCGGCCCGCGCCTGAAACGCCATGCAGGTCTGTTCGGCTGCGACAAGGAGTTTTACGCCTCGACCGACGAGTGCATCGCGCGCATCGACCGCAGGGCCGTGGCCGGGCGTGCCATCCTGCTGAAAGGCGCCCGCGATTTCCGCTTCGAGAAACTGGCGCACGCCCTCGCGCGCCGCAGCCATACGACGGTGCTGGAGGTCGACCTCGACGCCATGACGCACAATCTCAATTTCTTCCGTTCGAAGCTCAGCTTCGGTACGAAACTCGTGGCGATGGTCAAGGCCGGCTCGTACGGTGCCGGCGATTTCGAAGTCGCGCAACTGTTGCAGCACCAGGGCGTCGATTACCTGGCCGTGGCGTTCGCCGACGAAGGGGTACTGTTGCGCGAGCGGGGCATTTCGATGCCCGTCGTGGTGCTCAACGCCGATGCCGACAGTTTCGATCAGATGATCGCCAACCGCCTCGAACCCGAGATATACAGCCTCCATTCGCTCGGCGCCTTCGCCGGGGCCGTGGTGCATGCGGGCGAGAGCCGTTACCCGATCCATATCAAGCTCGACACGGGTATGCACAGGCTGGGATTCACGGACGACGAAGTCGGGGCGCTGTGCAGGGCGCTGGCGGAAACCCCGCAGGTCAAGGTCGCCTCGGTCTTCTCGCACCTCAACTGTGCCGACATGCCCGAAGAGGATGCCTATACCCGGGCGCAGATCGCCCTGTTCGACCGCATGAGCGCCCGCGTCGCCGCCTCGCTGCCCTATCCGGTCATCCGCCATACGGCCAATTCGGCCGCCATCGAACGCTTCCCCGAGGCGCAGTTCGACATGTGCCGCCTCGGGCTGGGGCTTTACGGCTTCGGCTACCGGCATAACGGGATGCTGCGTCCCGTCTCGACCCTCCGCACGCGTATCGTGCAGGTCAAGCACCTGTCTGCGGGCGAGGCCGTAGGGTATGGACGGGCCGGGAAACTCACGCGCGAAACTACGACGGCGACGATCCCCATCGGATATGCCGACGGGCTCGACCGCCACCTGGGCTGCGGCCGCTGGTCGGTGCTGGTGGCCGGGAGCCCCGTCCCCATCGTCGGACGCATCTGCATGGACAGCTGCATGGTCGACATTACGGGGATTCCCGGCGTGAAGGAAGGCGACGAAGTCGTGGTCTTCTCGCCCGAGCCGGGCAACGACCTGGAAACGATGGCCCGCGTACTCGATACGATTCCCTATGAGATCATGACCTCGGTTTCGGGGCGCGTAAAACGGATTTACCTCAAAGAATAA
- a CDS encoding SAM-dependent methyltransferase, which translates to MYGTLYLIPCPISDETAPWDVLPAANRAVMDSLDYFIVENTRSARRFLSKAGIARPIDTLEFRELNEHTVAGREVEELVKPLVEGRSAGVVSEAGVPGVADPGALVVEACHRHGIRVVPLVGPSSVILAVMASGLNGQSFAFNGYLPVKPPERVQAIRRFERRAQSERQSQLFIEAPYRNVKLMEQLLQTLAPETRLTLAMDITAPGEYIRTLPVREWRSVRLPEMNRRPAIFIIG; encoded by the coding sequence ATGTACGGAACGCTCTATCTGATCCCGTGTCCGATTTCGGACGAAACGGCACCGTGGGACGTGCTGCCTGCGGCGAACCGTGCCGTGATGGATTCGCTCGACTATTTCATCGTCGAGAACACCCGTTCGGCGCGGCGGTTCCTGTCGAAGGCCGGCATCGCGCGGCCGATCGACACGCTGGAGTTCCGCGAGCTGAACGAACATACCGTCGCCGGGCGTGAGGTCGAAGAGCTGGTGAAACCGCTCGTTGAGGGCCGCTCGGCGGGGGTTGTTTCCGAAGCGGGCGTGCCGGGCGTCGCCGATCCCGGGGCACTGGTCGTCGAGGCGTGCCACCGCCACGGTATCCGCGTGGTGCCGCTCGTCGGGCCGTCGTCCGTCATCCTGGCCGTCATGGCTTCGGGGCTCAACGGGCAGTCGTTCGCCTTCAACGGCTACCTGCCCGTCAAGCCGCCCGAACGGGTGCAGGCGATCCGTCGCTTCGAACGCCGTGCGCAGTCCGAACGCCAGTCGCAGCTCTTCATCGAGGCGCCTTACCGCAATGTGAAGCTGATGGAACAGCTCCTGCAAACCCTTGCCCCCGAGACGCGCCTGACGCTGGCGATGGACATTACCGCTCCCGGCGAATATATCCGTACGCTCCCCGTGCGCGAGTGGCGGTCGGTGCGGCTGCCGGAAATGAACAGGCGCCCGGCGATTTTTATCATCGGGTAG
- a CDS encoding nucleotide exchange factor GrpE — MKKEKTYNEAVDGDEGFVPGEGYPSCDGEPCANVSDDSQDGTDTMADAAEGGDKAGAGSDLTAALAEWQDKFIRLQAEFDNYRKRTLKEKMDLVQTGGRDVLLAMLPVRDDVQRAVDAMQKSDDIEALRAGVMLISQKFTDTLRQKGVTEIDVKGKEFDADLCEAVAKFAAGEEMQGKVVDIVQTGYMLGDKVLRFAKVVVGE, encoded by the coding sequence ATGAAAAAGGAAAAAACTTATAATGAGGCTGTTGACGGTGACGAAGGATTCGTTCCCGGTGAAGGTTACCCTTCGTGCGACGGCGAACCCTGTGCCAATGTGTCAGACGATTCGCAGGACGGGACTGACACAATGGCAGACGCTGCCGAAGGCGGCGACAAGGCCGGAGCGGGATCGGATCTGACGGCGGCGCTGGCCGAGTGGCAGGATAAATTCATCCGCCTGCAGGCCGAATTCGATAATTACCGCAAGCGTACGCTCAAGGAGAAGATGGACTTGGTGCAGACCGGCGGTCGTGACGTGCTGCTGGCGATGCTCCCCGTGCGCGACGACGTGCAGCGTGCCGTCGATGCCATGCAGAAGAGCGACGACATCGAGGCGCTGCGTGCCGGCGTGATGCTTATTTCACAGAAATTTACCGATACGCTCCGCCAGAAAGGGGTCACCGAGATCGACGTCAAGGGCAAGGAGTTCGACGCCGACCTCTGCGAGGCGGTGGCTAAATTCGCTGCCGGAGAGGAAATGCAGGGCAAGGTCGTCGACATTGTCCAGACGGGTTATATGCTGGGTGATAAGGTGCTGCGTTTCGCAAAAGTTGTTGTAGGAGAATAA
- the dnaJ gene encoding molecular chaperone DnaJ: protein MAEKRDYYEVLGVQKNANADEIKKAYRKAAIQYHPDKNPGDKEAEEKFKEAAEAYDVLSNPDKRARYDQFGHAGMSGAAGGGAGGFGGFSGGGFSMEDIFSQFGDIFGGHFGGGFRSSSSSGGGRRVNRGSDIRIKVRLTLAEIANGVTKKLKINKTIACDKCGGTGAKDSNSYSTCSTCNGTGYVTRVENTFFGRMQTQGVCPTCGGTGKVITAPCDKCKGEGTLRGQEVVEIRIPAGVGEGMVLTVTGKGNAARHGGVNGDLQVMIEEESNPELVRDGNDLIHNLNITVTTALLGGTVEVPTVDGRAKIKIAPGTHAGKVLRLGGKGLPDVNGYGRGDELVVVDITIPSKLSAEEKRLVEQLAQQPGFQHAESVKNQNIFERMKSFFR, encoded by the coding sequence ATGGCAGAAAAGAGGGATTACTACGAAGTGCTGGGCGTCCAGAAAAACGCTAACGCTGACGAAATAAAGAAGGCTTACCGCAAGGCGGCCATCCAGTACCACCCCGATAAAAACCCGGGTGACAAGGAGGCCGAAGAGAAATTCAAGGAGGCGGCCGAGGCATACGATGTGCTGTCGAACCCCGACAAACGTGCCCGTTACGATCAGTTCGGCCATGCCGGGATGAGCGGCGCCGCGGGTGGCGGGGCAGGCGGCTTCGGCGGCTTCAGCGGCGGCGGTTTCTCGATGGAGGATATCTTCTCGCAGTTCGGCGATATTTTCGGCGGACATTTCGGTGGCGGGTTCCGCTCGTCGTCGTCATCGGGCGGCGGGCGGCGCGTGAACCGGGGATCGGATATCCGCATCAAGGTCAGGCTGACCCTCGCAGAGATCGCCAACGGCGTCACCAAGAAACTCAAGATAAACAAGACCATCGCCTGCGATAAGTGCGGCGGTACGGGGGCCAAGGACAGCAACTCCTACTCGACCTGTTCGACCTGCAACGGTACGGGTTATGTGACGCGTGTGGAGAACACCTTCTTCGGCCGTATGCAGACGCAGGGCGTCTGCCCCACGTGCGGCGGTACGGGCAAAGTCATCACCGCACCCTGCGACAAGTGCAAGGGCGAGGGAACCCTCCGCGGTCAGGAGGTCGTGGAGATCCGAATCCCGGCCGGCGTGGGCGAGGGGATGGTGCTCACCGTCACGGGCAAGGGTAATGCCGCCCGTCACGGAGGCGTCAACGGCGACCTGCAGGTCATGATCGAAGAGGAGTCCAATCCCGAGTTGGTGCGTGACGGCAACGACCTGATCCACAACCTCAATATCACCGTTACGACAGCCCTGCTGGGCGGTACGGTCGAGGTGCCGACGGTCGATGGCCGTGCCAAGATCAAGATCGCCCCGGGAACGCATGCCGGCAAGGTGCTGCGCCTGGGCGGCAAGGGGTTGCCCGACGTCAACGGCTATGGCCGCGGCGACGAACTGGTCGTGGTCGACATCACGATCCCTTCGAAGCTTAGTGCCGAGGAGAAGCGGCTGGTCGAACAGCTGGCGCAGCAGCCCGGTTTCCAGCATGCCGAATCGGTCAAGAACCAGAATATCTTCGAGCGGATGAAGAGTTTCTTCCGGTAG
- the mutL gene encoding DNA mismatch repair endonuclease MutL has protein sequence MADKIRLLPEVVANQIAAGEVVNRPASVVKEMMENAIDAGARTVKVNFRDGGKDLIQIVDDGSGMSPIDARMAFDRHATSKITSVEDIYALNTFGFRGEALASIAAVAQVELRTRQEGDEVGTQTEINGGQFAGQTPVMCPVGAQFFVRNLFYNVPARRRFLDKSTTSAAQIKAEFQRVALCNPHIAFELYANDAPVYTLCATSLAGRIVDVVGRHIKQNLLEVDADTSIARIGGYIGRPAAAKRRNGEQYLFVNGRYFKSSYLTSAIMKAYEKLIPESSSPSYFLYLTIDPSRIDVNVHPQKTEVKFADEEAVWQIINAAVRETLAKTGAVPLMDFDRDGIVEIPALSKGAVYSEPRAMSNGDYNPFREEYIDPTAPDPNVDFTGFDVPYDDRGQTLSDTAGTGFAPRAGMGGGKSGDSASGGSLPGGLRSAGSGFTLPQTPPAGEDFTIPSSAADGFEDFVSGSSFEVESGAGFGTSALEFIPSGATAGQQRLAVEGRPEFTDPLPLGGGYLAALLGGRFVVVDVRRARERILYEDYLKMLGNGSSVSQQLLFPERLVLSGDEYALLEENAVEFASLGFDIDFAGEGTIEVKGTPADMPADAVDQMVYDLLQAFSTPVSLADQRREKIAAVMARGGAKGIPRNMSRDEAAVLLAQLAATGNFSFSPSGKAITAEITPEDIRTKLG, from the coding sequence ATGGCAGATAAGATCAGATTATTACCCGAAGTCGTCGCCAACCAGATTGCTGCGGGCGAGGTCGTCAACCGTCCCGCATCGGTGGTCAAGGAGATGATGGAGAACGCCATCGACGCCGGCGCCCGTACCGTGAAGGTCAACTTCCGTGACGGGGGCAAGGATTTGATCCAGATCGTCGACGACGGCTCGGGCATGTCGCCCATCGACGCGCGTATGGCCTTCGACCGCCATGCCACCAGCAAGATAACTTCCGTCGAAGACATCTACGCCCTCAATACGTTCGGGTTCCGCGGCGAGGCGCTCGCTTCGATCGCCGCCGTGGCGCAGGTCGAACTGCGCACGCGGCAGGAGGGCGACGAGGTGGGTACCCAGACCGAAATCAACGGCGGCCAGTTCGCCGGGCAGACTCCCGTGATGTGTCCCGTGGGGGCGCAGTTCTTCGTGCGCAACCTTTTTTACAACGTGCCCGCCCGCCGCCGTTTCCTCGACAAGAGTACGACTTCGGCCGCACAGATCAAGGCCGAATTCCAGCGTGTTGCGCTGTGCAACCCCCATATCGCCTTCGAACTTTACGCCAACGACGCTCCGGTCTATACGCTCTGTGCCACGTCGCTGGCGGGACGTATCGTTGACGTGGTGGGACGCCATATCAAGCAGAACCTGCTGGAGGTCGATGCCGACACCTCGATCGCCCGCATCGGGGGCTATATCGGCCGTCCGGCTGCCGCCAAGCGGCGCAACGGCGAGCAGTACCTCTTCGTCAACGGACGTTATTTCAAGAGTTCGTACCTCACGAGCGCCATCATGAAGGCCTATGAGAAACTGATCCCCGAGAGCAGTTCGCCTTCCTATTTCCTCTACCTGACGATCGACCCTTCGCGCATCGACGTCAATGTCCACCCGCAGAAGACCGAAGTGAAATTCGCCGACGAGGAGGCCGTCTGGCAGATCATCAACGCCGCCGTGCGCGAGACGCTCGCCAAGACGGGGGCCGTGCCGCTGATGGATTTCGACCGCGACGGCATCGTCGAGATCCCGGCATTGAGCAAAGGGGCCGTCTACAGCGAGCCCCGCGCCATGTCCAACGGCGACTACAATCCGTTCCGCGAGGAGTATATCGACCCTACGGCACCCGATCCCAATGTCGATTTCACGGGCTTCGATGTCCCGTACGACGATCGCGGACAGACGCTTTCCGATACGGCCGGGACGGGCTTCGCCCCGCGCGCCGGTATGGGCGGCGGCAAGTCGGGGGACAGTGCGTCCGGTGGCAGCCTGCCCGGCGGGCTGCGCAGCGCCGGCAGCGGATTTACCCTTCCGCAAACCCCGCCGGCGGGGGAGGATTTCACCATCCCTTCCTCGGCAGCCGACGGGTTCGAGGATTTCGTTTCGGGGAGCAGTTTCGAGGTGGAGTCCGGCGCCGGGTTCGGGACGAGTGCCCTGGAGTTCATCCCTTCCGGGGCTACGGCCGGGCAGCAGCGGCTGGCGGTCGAGGGGCGTCCGGAATTTACCGATCCCCTGCCGTTGGGCGGCGGGTACCTCGCCGCGCTGCTGGGCGGGAGGTTCGTCGTGGTGGACGTGCGGCGTGCCCGCGAGCGCATTCTTTATGAGGATTACCTGAAGATGCTCGGAAACGGGTCTTCCGTGAGCCAGCAACTGCTTTTTCCCGAGCGGCTGGTGTTGTCGGGCGACGAATATGCGCTGCTCGAGGAGAACGCCGTGGAATTCGCGTCGCTGGGATTCGACATCGACTTTGCGGGGGAGGGGACGATCGAGGTGAAGGGCACTCCGGCCGATATGCCGGCCGATGCCGTCGACCAGATGGTCTACGACCTGCTGCAAGCCTTTTCGACGCCCGTGTCGCTCGCGGATCAGCGCCGCGAGAAGATCGCCGCCGTCATGGCGCGCGGCGGGGCGAAAGGCATTCCCCGCAATATGTCGCGCGACGAAGCCGCCGTACTGCTCGCCCAGCTCGCCGCTACGGGCAATTTCAGTTTCTCGCCCTCGGGCAAAGCCATAACTGCAGAAATAACCCCCGAAGATATCCGTACCAAACTGGGATAA
- a CDS encoding rhomboid family intramembrane serine protease gives MNSYFQTPPVVKNLIIINALVYMATALIQPAHNAIMEYCALWLGAPLFHTYQFVTYMFVHANFEHIFFNMFALWMFGRTLEYELGSKRFLTYYMVCGIGAALIQYFTALAFGELPMSLVGASGAVMGLLLAFGVMHPNAVIMLLIPPIPMKAKWFVIIYGVIELFLGWRGVGNVAHFAHVGGMLWGFLLLHWWKQRGIIRF, from the coding sequence ATGAACAGCTATTTTCAGACACCCCCGGTGGTGAAAAACCTGATAATCATCAATGCCCTGGTCTACATGGCTACGGCCCTGATCCAACCGGCACATAACGCCATCATGGAGTATTGCGCCCTGTGGCTGGGAGCGCCGTTGTTCCACACCTACCAGTTCGTCACCTACATGTTCGTGCATGCCAATTTCGAGCATATCTTCTTCAATATGTTCGCCTTGTGGATGTTCGGGCGTACGTTGGAATACGAATTGGGGTCGAAGCGTTTCCTGACCTATTACATGGTTTGCGGCATCGGTGCGGCGCTGATCCAGTATTTCACGGCGCTGGCGTTCGGCGAGCTGCCCATGTCGCTGGTCGGTGCTTCGGGCGCGGTGATGGGGCTGCTGCTCGCCTTCGGCGTCATGCACCCCAATGCGGTCATCATGCTGCTGATCCCGCCGATCCCGATGAAGGCCAAATGGTTCGTCATCATCTACGGCGTCATCGAACTTTTCCTCGGCTGGCGCGGCGTAGGCAATGTGGCGCATTTCGCCCACGTGGGCGGTATGCTTTGGGGTTTCCTGCTGCTCCACTGGTGGAAGCAGCGCGGCATAATCCGCTTCTGA
- a CDS encoding endonuclease/exonuclease/phosphatase family protein has translation MSGEFYKNDYGSRRGEKPHRSLLMWLLDLVMTLLTVVVGATMAVTYFVPYVNPAGVWFFPLLGLAAPAIYVATVILALYWVIRWRLLRAGTMLALVVIGLFKVSLFYKPEFRRSYGEESYDRRAFKVMTYNVRSFFGESGASNVDDIVRLIGEYDPDIVCMQEFNARLAEKSDDFALLDEKYESAAFGRTQAPDSLYGASLFILSKYRILRSGIVLTPNTSVWADLLIGDDTVRVFNNHLRSTAIKAADNEYITNRDFISDTAREVKIRSIVSRLRENSILRAAQVDSIADVIADARARCIVCGDFNDTPMSYVYRTMAGGLNDAFSKSGSGYSHTFRGFFNTLRIDYVLCSDSFDPVSYEVPLVEYSDHLPVVVRLQKNLLNN, from the coding sequence ATGTCCGGCGAATTCTATAAGAACGATTACGGCAGCCGGCGCGGGGAGAAACCGCACCGCAGCCTGCTCATGTGGCTGCTCGACCTGGTGATGACGCTCCTGACCGTCGTTGTCGGGGCCACGATGGCCGTCACCTATTTCGTCCCTTATGTGAACCCCGCCGGGGTCTGGTTCTTTCCCCTGCTGGGGCTTGCCGCCCCGGCGATCTACGTCGCTACGGTCATCCTGGCGCTCTACTGGGTCATCCGCTGGCGGCTGCTCCGCGCCGGGACGATGCTGGCGCTGGTCGTCATCGGTCTCTTCAAGGTTTCGCTCTTCTATAAGCCCGAATTCCGCCGCAGCTACGGCGAGGAGAGCTACGACCGCCGGGCTTTCAAGGTCATGACCTATAACGTGCGCAGTTTCTTCGGCGAAAGCGGAGCCAGCAATGTCGATGACATCGTGCGCCTGATCGGCGAATACGATCCCGATATCGTCTGCATGCAGGAGTTCAATGCCCGCCTGGCCGAGAAATCCGACGATTTCGCCCTGTTGGACGAGAAATACGAAAGCGCGGCCTTCGGCCGTACGCAGGCTCCCGATTCGCTGTACGGGGCATCGCTTTTCATCCTGAGCAAATACCGTATCCTGCGCTCGGGCATCGTGCTGACCCCCAATACGTCGGTCTGGGCCGACCTGCTGATCGGTGACGATACGGTGCGCGTGTTCAACAACCACCTGCGTTCGACGGCGATCAAGGCGGCCGACAACGAATATATCACCAACCGCGATTTCATCTCCGACACGGCACGCGAAGTCAAGATCCGCAGCATCGTGAGCCGCCTGCGCGAGAACAGCATCCTGCGTGCCGCACAGGTCGACAGCATTGCCGATGTCATCGCCGACGCGCGTGCGCGGTGCATCGTCTGCGGCGATTTCAACGATACGCCGATGTCCTATGTCTACCGCACGATGGCCGGGGGGCTGAACGACGCTTTCAGCAAGAGCGGTTCGGGCTATTCGCATACTTTCCGCGGCTTCTTCAATACGCTGCGCATCGACTATGTCCTCTGCTCCGACAGTTTCGACCCGGTTTCCTACGAGGTGCCTCTGGTCGAATATTCGGATCACCTGCCCGTCGTGGTGCGTCTCCAAAAGAATCTACTGAATAACTAA
- a CDS encoding YhcH/YjgK/YiaL family protein encodes MIFDSLKNSALYYPVSPRLEKAFGFIASTDWETMEPGIHELDGKDIYVNVMEPALKKPADAKLEIHDAYIDIQVLIRGEQETFGWSERADLRKPLGEFDAGKDIQFFDDEPQTFYTLRPGQFTILFPEDGHAPMIGEGDVRKIIVKVRR; translated from the coding sequence ATGATTTTCGACTCTTTGAAGAACAGCGCGCTCTATTATCCGGTGAGCCCGCGTCTGGAAAAAGCCTTCGGCTTCATCGCTTCGACCGACTGGGAAACGATGGAGCCGGGGATCCATGAACTCGACGGCAAGGACATCTATGTCAACGTAATGGAACCTGCGCTGAAAAAACCGGCGGATGCCAAACTCGAAATACACGACGCCTATATCGACATCCAGGTGCTGATCCGCGGCGAGCAGGAGACTTTCGGGTGGAGCGAGCGTGCCGACCTGCGCAAGCCGCTGGGCGAATTCGATGCCGGGAAGGATATCCAGTTCTTCGACGATGAGCCGCAGACCTTCTATACGCTGCGCCCGGGGCAGTTCACGATCCTCTTCCCCGAAGACGGCCATGCGCCGATGATCGGCGAGGGCGATGTGCGCAAGATCATTGTCAAAGTCCGCAGGTGA
- a CDS encoding UDP-glucose dehydrogenase family protein produces MKIAVVGTGYVGLVSGACFAEMGLDITCVDVDRKKIDALNNGLIPIYEPGLEELVKRNVEEGRLHFTTELTDCLDKVEVVFSAVGTPPDEDGSADLKYVLEVARAFGRNIKKYTVLVTKSTVPVGTAQKVKAVIREEIDKRGCKIPFDVASNPEFLKEGAAIKDFMSPDRVVVGIESERARKLMTRLYRPFLINNFRVLFMDIPSAEMTKYAANAMLATRISFMNEIANLCDLVGANVEMVRKGIGSDARIGSKFLYPGCGYGGSCFPKDVKALARTAQEHGYTMQVIEAVERVNEGQKSILFGKLQRALGDLHGKTIAIWGLAFKPETDDMREAPALVVIDLLRKAGATVRVYDPVAMEEARRRIGDEGVHYAGSMYEAAKGADAIALVTEWKQFRMPDWPQLLTLMRDNILVDGRNIFDKEEVLNAGLRYYGIGK; encoded by the coding sequence ATGAAAATCGCAGTCGTGGGTACGGGTTATGTCGGCCTCGTATCGGGTGCCTGTTTCGCAGAAATGGGGCTCGATATTACGTGCGTCGACGTCGACAGGAAAAAGATCGACGCCCTGAACAACGGCCTCATCCCGATTTACGAGCCGGGGCTCGAAGAACTCGTCAAACGCAATGTCGAGGAGGGGCGCCTGCACTTCACGACCGAGTTGACGGACTGCCTGGACAAGGTGGAAGTAGTCTTCTCGGCCGTCGGCACACCGCCCGACGAGGACGGTTCGGCAGACCTGAAATACGTGCTCGAAGTCGCCCGTGCGTTCGGCCGCAACATCAAGAAGTATACGGTGCTCGTCACCAAAAGCACCGTACCCGTCGGTACGGCGCAGAAGGTCAAGGCCGTGATCCGGGAAGAGATAGACAAACGCGGCTGCAAGATACCGTTCGACGTGGCCTCGAACCCCGAATTCCTGAAGGAAGGCGCGGCCATCAAGGATTTCATGTCGCCCGACCGCGTGGTCGTAGGCATCGAGAGCGAACGGGCGCGCAAGCTGATGACCCGCCTGTACCGTCCGTTCCTGATCAACAATTTCCGGGTGCTGTTCATGGACATCCCCTCGGCGGAAATGACCAAATACGCGGCCAACGCCATGCTGGCGACCCGCATTTCGTTCATGAACGAGATCGCCAATCTCTGCGACCTGGTAGGGGCGAACGTCGAAATGGTGCGCAAGGGCATCGGATCCGATGCCCGCATCGGCAGCAAGTTCCTCTACCCCGGCTGCGGCTACGGCGGCTCGTGCTTCCCCAAGGACGTGAAAGCCCTGGCCCGTACGGCCCAGGAACACGGTTATACGATGCAGGTCATCGAGGCGGTGGAACGGGTCAACGAAGGGCAGAAATCCATCCTGTTCGGCAAACTGCAACGGGCACTGGGCGACCTGCACGGAAAAACCATCGCGATATGGGGCCTCGCGTTCAAGCCCGAAACGGACGACATGCGCGAAGCGCCGGCACTGGTGGTGATCGACCTGTTGCGTAAGGCGGGCGCCACGGTTCGGGTCTACGACCCCGTGGCGATGGAGGAAGCCCGCCGCAGGATCGGCGACGAAGGGGTGCATTACGCAGGTTCGATGTACGAAGCTGCAAAGGGCGCCGATGCCATCGCACTCGTCACGGAGTGGAAACAGTTCCGGATGCCCGACTGGCCGCAATTGCTCACGCTCATGCGCGACAACATCCTGGTCGACGGCCGCAACATCTTCGACAAGGAAGAGGTGCTCAACGCCGGGCTGCGCTACTACGGGATCGGGAAATAG